From Arachis stenosperma cultivar V10309 chromosome 2, arast.V10309.gnm1.PFL2, whole genome shotgun sequence, one genomic window encodes:
- the LOC130961138 gene encoding uncharacterized protein LOC130961138 isoform X2, with protein sequence MEGQQWWRLRFSFRNATIVVCFINVITALFLLHGFLTSSYTRNKLSSPNSNPAQLSYIKESEEIRLAMLPLELIKRVREIEQDVYTESETAQKKDLKQTAAVDLSKRLKDIRSLNDAASLKVIS encoded by the exons ATGGAGGGGCAGCAATGGTGGAGGCTCAGGTTCTCCTTCAGGAACGCAACCATAGTGGTGTGCTTCATTAACGTAATCACTGCACTCTTCTTGCTCCATGGATTCCTCACTTCTTCCTACACCCGCAACAAACTCTCCTCACCTAATTCCAACCCAG CTCAATTGAGTTATATTAAGGAATCTGAGGAGATTCGTCTTGCTATGTTACCATTGGAGTTGATAAAGAGA GTGAGAGAGATTGAGCAGGATGTATACACTGAATCAGAAACAGCACAGAAGAAAGACTTGAAGCAGACTGCTGCAGTTGATCTGTCTAAAAGGTTAAAAGATATCCGTTCCTTAAATGACGCTGCCAGCCTGAAAG TAATTTCTTGA